A section of the Microbulbifer pacificus genome encodes:
- the gshB gene encoding glutathione synthase translates to MSQTLGVVMDPIANISYKKDTTLALLLAAQRAGFELHYFLQSDLYLDSGKPMGNGSPLQVFQDPQNWFELGERKPVHLGDLDVILMRVDPPFDNEYIYSTYILEAAERAGTLVANSPQSLRDCNEKIFATHFAECIPPLIVSRDMQLLRAFHAEHKDVIFKPLDGMGGTGIFHVKPDGANLGAILEMLTDNGQRQIMGQRYIPEIKDGDKRILMVDGEPVPFCLARIPLAGETRGNLAAGGRGEARPLSERDLWIARKVGPKLKEKGLLFVGLDVIGEYLTEVNVTSPTCVREIDAAYGTDIGGLLMRAITDRLDKKG, encoded by the coding sequence ATGAGCCAGACTCTCGGCGTGGTCATGGACCCCATCGCCAACATCAGCTACAAAAAAGACACTACCCTCGCCCTGCTGCTGGCGGCCCAGCGCGCAGGTTTTGAGCTGCATTATTTTCTGCAATCCGACCTGTATCTCGACAGCGGCAAGCCCATGGGCAACGGCTCGCCACTTCAGGTGTTCCAGGATCCGCAGAACTGGTTCGAACTGGGCGAGCGCAAGCCGGTGCACCTGGGTGATCTCGATGTGATCCTGATGCGTGTCGATCCCCCGTTCGACAATGAGTACATATATTCCACATATATCCTTGAAGCGGCCGAGCGCGCGGGCACTCTGGTAGCCAATAGCCCGCAATCCCTGCGCGACTGCAATGAAAAAATCTTCGCCACCCACTTTGCCGAGTGCATCCCGCCGCTGATCGTCAGCCGCGACATGCAACTGTTGCGCGCCTTCCACGCCGAGCACAAGGACGTCATCTTCAAACCCCTCGACGGCATGGGCGGCACCGGTATTTTTCACGTCAAACCCGACGGCGCCAATTTGGGCGCGATCCTCGAAATGCTCACGGACAACGGCCAGCGCCAGATCATGGGGCAGCGCTATATTCCTGAGATCAAAGACGGTGACAAACGCATTCTGATGGTCGATGGCGAGCCGGTACCTTTCTGCCTGGCGCGCATTCCTCTGGCCGGCGAGACCCGCGGCAACCTGGCCGCCGGTGGTCGCGGCGAAGCGCGCCCGCTGAGCGAGCGCGACCTGTGGATAGCCCGCAAGGTTGGCCCGAAACTGAAGGAAAAAGGCCTGCTGTTTGTCGGCCTCGACGTGATCGGCGAATACCTCACGGAAGTGAACGTCACCAGCCCCACCTGTGTGCGCGAGATTGACGCCGCCTACGGCACCGATATCGGCGGACTGTTGATGCGCGCGATCACAGACCGGCTGGACAAAAAGGGATAA
- a CDS encoding energy transducer TonB: MTAAASQSKPNPGVQSTPPSQGDRFTFALFLACALHALLIFGVAFTAPEAKEAPPTLEVTLAQHRSLDAPEDADYLAQHNQQASGTAETPKELSSDRRAEIADTSIRQVNPLPQQQAARPADQLRQLITTIGDSPEQAPELPAEDKRSEEKRGDAPSDLPPTNPEIASLQARLDKIRQTIAQRPRVRRLTSVATKASADAAYLHDWRQKVEAVGNDNFPEEALARHITGNLRMMVRLLPTGAVEEVVILESSGERILDDAAQQIVRLAAPFAPFPPEIRKQADRLEIIRTWRFEMTGFSTAAEGRADRG; this comes from the coding sequence ATGACCGCAGCCGCCAGCCAATCCAAACCCAACCCGGGTGTCCAGTCGACGCCCCCCAGCCAGGGCGACCGCTTCACTTTCGCCCTGTTCCTGGCCTGCGCGCTGCACGCACTGCTCATTTTTGGCGTGGCCTTTACCGCACCCGAGGCGAAGGAGGCCCCGCCAACCCTCGAGGTCACTCTCGCCCAGCACCGCTCACTGGATGCACCGGAAGACGCCGACTACCTGGCCCAGCACAACCAGCAGGCCAGCGGTACGGCCGAAACCCCAAAAGAACTCTCCAGCGACCGCCGCGCTGAGATAGCCGACACCAGTATCCGCCAGGTCAATCCGCTGCCGCAGCAGCAGGCCGCGCGCCCGGCGGACCAGTTGCGCCAGCTGATCACCACCATCGGTGACAGCCCCGAGCAGGCGCCGGAATTGCCGGCCGAAGACAAGCGCTCGGAAGAAAAGCGCGGCGACGCACCCAGCGACCTGCCGCCCACCAACCCCGAGATCGCCAGCCTGCAGGCGCGCCTCGACAAGATCCGCCAGACCATCGCGCAGCGCCCGCGGGTACGCCGCCTCACCTCGGTGGCCACCAAAGCCTCGGCCGATGCCGCCTATCTGCACGACTGGCGCCAGAAGGTGGAGGCCGTCGGCAATGACAACTTCCCCGAAGAGGCGCTGGCCCGACACATAACCGGCAACCTGCGTATGATGGTGCGACTGCTGCCCACCGGCGCGGTTGAGGAAGTGGTGATCCTGGAGTCGTCCGGCGAGCGCATACTCGACGACGCCGCCCAGCAGATCGTGCGTCTCGCCGCCCCCTTCGCGCCGTTCCCGCCGGAGATCCGCAAACAGGCCGACCGCCTGGAGATCATCCGCACCTGGCGCTTCGAGATGACCGGGTTTTCCACCGCCGCCGAAGGCCGTGCCGACCGCGGTTGA